A part of Candidatus Melainabacteria bacterium genomic DNA contains:
- a CDS encoding GDP-mannose 4,6-dehydratase, protein MKKALITGITGQDGSYLAEFLLNKGYEVHGIVRRVAIEDPENRLWRIKHLLDKLILHSASMESFASVFNVVDKVKPDECYHLAAQSFVSYSFEDEFSTIETNVNGTHFMLAAIKSRTPKCKFYFAASSEMFGKVKETPQNENTPFNPRSPYGISKVTGFHLTRNYREAYNLFALSGILFNHESPKRGYEFVTRKVTNTVAKIKLGLAKKLYLGNLDARRDWGFAGDYVEAMWLMLQQDKPDDYVIASGKNHSVKELVEIAFDYVGLKWEDYVVIDERLHRPAEIYDLKGDYSKARNKFKWEPRMSFQELIRKMVDSDISLLKK, encoded by the coding sequence ATGAAAAAAGCTTTAATCACAGGAATTACTGGACAAGATGGATCATATCTAGCAGAGTTTCTTTTAAACAAAGGATATGAAGTGCATGGAATAGTTAGAAGAGTTGCGATTGAAGATCCTGAAAATAGACTTTGGAGAATTAAACATTTGTTAGACAAGTTAATTCTTCATTCTGCTTCAATGGAAAGCTTTGCAAGTGTTTTTAATGTAGTTGATAAAGTTAAACCAGATGAATGTTATCATCTTGCAGCTCAAAGTTTTGTAAGTTATTCATTTGAAGATGAGTTTTCTACTATTGAAACCAATGTTAATGGGACTCATTTTATGCTAGCTGCAATTAAATCAAGAACTCCTAAGTGTAAATTTTATTTTGCTGCAAGCAGTGAAATGTTCGGGAAGGTAAAAGAAACTCCTCAGAATGAGAATACGCCCTTTAATCCAAGATCTCCTTATGGCATTTCAAAAGTTACTGGTTTTCACTTAACTAGAAATTATAGAGAGGCCTATAATTTATTTGCACTCAGTGGAATACTTTTTAATCATGAATCTCCAAAAAGAGGATATGAATTTGTTACAAGAAAGGTTACAAATACTGTTGCAAAAATAAAGTTAGGCTTAGCTAAAAAATTATATTTAGGTAACCTAGATGCTAGAAGGGATTGGGGTTTTGCAGGTGATTATGTTGAAGCAATGTGGCTTATGCTGCAACAAGACAAACCAGATGATTATGTAATTGCTAGCGGGAAAAATCATTCAGTTAAGGAATTAGTAGAAATTGCATTTGATTATGTAGGGCTTAAGTGGGAAGATTATGTTGTCATTGATGAAAGATTACATAGACCCGCTGAAATTTATGACCTAAAAGGAGATTATAGTAAAGCTAGAAATAAATTTAAATGGGAACCAAGAATGTCTTTTCAAGAACTAATAAGGAAGATGGTTGATTCAGATATTTCTTTGTTAAAGAAGTAA
- a CDS encoding DUF354 domain-containing protein — MHIWLDIDNPKHIPFIKALSSELKSRGHDVTITAQNTSEIKKVLEENKLEAKIIGWIISIFGLFEEFSTICRSVFLNRYLTDRKINIAFSVGSKAQSYACISNNFPIILFIENILEKINPLYIEYDKFSFFISDNIPTQKIIEKGIDLNKIGIFKGIIKLNDLKFDNKTLNEMITQIENSYFHITRKLEV; from the coding sequence ATGCACATCTGGCTTGACATTGATAACCCTAAACACATTCCTTTTATAAAGGCACTAAGTAGTGAACTAAAGTCAAGAGGTCATGATGTAACTATTACTGCTCAAAACACGAGCGAAATAAAAAAAGTTCTGGAAGAAAATAAATTAGAGGCAAAAATTATTGGATGGATCATATCAATATTTGGATTATTTGAAGAGTTTTCAACGATTTGCAGATCTGTATTTTTAAACAGGTATCTTACTGACAGAAAAATTAACATTGCTTTTTCAGTTGGTTCTAAAGCACAATCTTATGCATGTATAAGTAATAACTTTCCTATAATCTTGTTCATTGAAAACATTCTTGAAAAAATTAATCCTTTATATATTGAATATGATAAATTTTCCTTTTTTATCTCTGATAATATACCCACCCAAAAAATTATTGAAAAAGGAATTGACTTAAATAAAATAGGAATATTTAAAGGGATTATTAAACTAAATGATTTAAAGTTTGACAATAAAACACTTAATGAAATGATAACCCAAATTGAAAATTCATATTTCCATATTACTCGTAAATTAGAAGTGTAA
- a CDS encoding nucleotidyltransferase family protein: MKAIILAGGKGERLSPLTSNCPKGMIKIEGKPILEYQIEWLKKYGVTEIIFACGYLHEKIKEHFRDGDNFGIKVFYSVEDEPLGRGGAIKKALSIQHSAFSSFLVMNGDVLTEMNLSLAINAHNLEKKDKNIIATICLFPYKSPYGIVRVEKDGLINNFDEKGALPYWLNGGIYIFEAEIKKYLPDKGDHETTTFPELASKKLLYGYKSIDFWRGIDTIKDLNEFLVT, translated from the coding sequence ATGAAAGCAATTATTTTAGCTGGTGGAAAAGGTGAAAGGCTTAGTCCTCTTACAAGTAATTGTCCCAAGGGAATGATAAAAATAGAAGGTAAACCAATACTTGAATATCAAATTGAATGGTTAAAAAAGTATGGTGTCACAGAAATTATTTTTGCATGTGGGTATCTACATGAAAAAATCAAAGAACACTTTAGAGATGGGGACAACTTTGGTATAAAGGTTTTTTATTCTGTTGAAGATGAACCTCTTGGTCGTGGTGGGGCTATTAAAAAAGCTCTCAGCATTCAGCATTCAGCATTCAGCTCTTTTTTAGTTATGAACGGTGATGTGCTTACTGAGATGAATTTAAGTTTAGCAATCAATGCTCATAACCTTGAAAAAAAAGATAAAAATATTATTGCTACAATTTGTTTGTTTCCTTATAAAAGTCCATATGGAATTGTAAGAGTAGAAAAAGATGGATTAATAAATAACTTTGATGAAAAAGGAGCATTGCCTTATTGGCTAAATGGAGGGATTTATATTTTTGAAGCTGAAATAAAAAAATATTTACCTGACAAGGGCGATCATGAGACAACTACTTTTCCAGAATTAGCAAGTAAAAAATTATTATATGGTTATAAATCCATTGATTTTTGGAGAGGAATTGATACTATAAAAGATTTAAACGAATTTTTAGTTACATGA
- a CDS encoding glycosyltransferase family 4 protein: protein MESKTDVLILLTDLFDKSGGIQTFNRCLVKALQEITLDKKLNIVVLVLSDNGRSKIQNFYLNSEFIKYIYCNGSKVRFIFYLLVNFLKFSIIVVGHISFLPLIAVLKIFSLRIKIFLIIYGVEATKKLSFLYKSSIGCLNKILYISSYTLNKMISVNNLKSKLCKIDQNIFPCTLDPVFYSKLVLKNRQELNLPEGKIILTVSRLDSNNHYKNIDLLIESMSEVLKIISNVFCIIVGDGSDRERLEQLTKNKNLQDKVLFTGEVTNKLLPSYFNECNLFVLPSTEEGFGIVFLEAMYFSKLVIGARAGAVPEVIDDGITGLLVEPNNTSDLTKCIIKALSDKSLQDKIGTSGKKKLENIYSFETYKQRLRKILCL, encoded by the coding sequence ATGGAAAGCAAGACAGATGTATTAATATTGCTAACAGACCTCTTTGATAAATCTGGTGGTATTCAGACATTTAACAGATGTCTTGTTAAAGCTCTTCAAGAAATAACCCTTGATAAAAAATTAAACATTGTTGTACTTGTATTAAGTGATAATGGTAGAAGTAAAATCCAAAACTTTTATTTAAATTCAGAGTTTATTAAGTATATTTACTGTAATGGTTCAAAGGTTAGATTTATATTTTATTTATTAGTTAATTTTTTAAAATTTTCAATAATAGTTGTAGGTCACATAAGCTTTTTACCTCTTATAGCTGTTCTAAAGATTTTTTCCTTAAGAATTAAGATATTTTTAATTATATATGGCGTAGAAGCAACAAAAAAACTTTCATTCTTATACAAATCAAGTATAGGTTGTTTAAATAAGATTTTATATATTAGTTCTTATACATTAAATAAGATGATTTCAGTAAATAATTTAAAAAGTAAATTATGCAAGATCGATCAAAATATATTTCCTTGTACCTTAGATCCTGTTTTCTATAGCAAGCTTGTCTTAAAAAATAGACAAGAATTAAATTTACCAGAAGGAAAAATAATTCTTACTGTTTCTAGACTAGACTCAAATAATCATTACAAAAATATTGACTTATTAATTGAATCAATGAGCGAAGTTTTAAAAATAATTTCTAATGTGTTTTGTATTATAGTTGGAGATGGCTCAGATAGAGAAAGACTAGAACAACTAACAAAAAACAAAAACTTGCAAGATAAAGTATTGTTTACAGGTGAAGTAACAAATAAATTATTACCTTCATATTTTAACGAGTGTAATTTATTTGTTCTTCCAAGTACAGAAGAAGGTTTTGGTATTGTATTTTTAGAAGCTATGTATTTTAGTAAGCTAGTTATAGGAGCTAGAGCTGGTGCAGTTCCTGAAGTAATAGATGATGGAATAACAGGGCTTTTAGTAGAACCAAATAATACAAGTGATTTAACAAAATGTATTATTAAAGCTCTAAGTGATAAATCTCTTCAGGATAAGATTGGCACTAGTGGAAAAAAGAAATTAGAAAATATTTATTCTTTTGAGACTTATAAGCAAAGATTGAGAAAAATATTATGCCTTTAA
- a CDS encoding PIN domain nuclease: MGKPLKLYIDTSVWNFALETERADCLVTWDFFKMLRNKRSNYTVLISDLVEDEMNRASAKRKNELARLIDSFSPEVIQPDKEETLNLANTYISEKLIPAKYRDDAMHIAIASLIKCDFLVSWNFKHIVKAKVVKGVHIINLREGYALIELVSPRQFLGK, translated from the coding sequence ATGGGGAAACCACTAAAACTTTATATTGATACTTCAGTCTGGAATTTTGCTCTCGAAACAGAAAGAGCAGATTGTTTAGTAACATGGGATTTTTTTAAGATGCTTAGAAACAAGAGAAGTAATTATACAGTACTAATCTCAGACCTTGTAGAAGATGAGATGAATAGGGCAAGTGCTAAAAGAAAAAATGAACTTGCAAGATTAATTGATTCATTTAGCCCAGAAGTTATTCAACCTGATAAAGAAGAAACACTTAACTTAGCAAATACCTACATTAGTGAAAAATTAATACCAGCTAAATATAGAGATGATGCTATGCATATTGCAATAGCATCATTAATCAAATGCGACTTTCTTGTTTCATGGAACTTTAAGCATATAGTCAAAGCAAAGGTTGTCAAAGGAGTACACATAATTAATCTACGAGAAGGTTATGCATTAATAGAATTAGTTTCACCAAGACAATTCTTGGGAAAATAA